From a single Georhizobium profundi genomic region:
- a CDS encoding DUF6105 family protein gives MKWFLILWAAPVGSLIAWYGLSYHDISFGFFMLTRETHDLVFQIYGNVLGIEPETIPPLVARALVVDTFIVLGIVAFRKRREIRAWWAARHTRSTALQSDESLSSAP, from the coding sequence ATGAAATGGTTTCTGATACTCTGGGCCGCGCCGGTGGGATCGCTGATCGCCTGGTATGGGCTTTCCTATCACGATATCAGCTTCGGATTTTTCATGCTGACGCGTGAGACGCACGATCTGGTCTTCCAAATCTATGGCAATGTGCTTGGAATCGAGCCGGAAACCATACCGCCGCTTGTTGCGCGCGCGCTCGTGGTCGACACGTTCATCGTGCTGGGCATCGTCGCGTTCCGAAAGCGCCGTGAGATCCGGGCGTGGTGGGCAGCACGGCACACGCGCAGTACGGCGCTTCAGAGCGACGAGAGCCTGTCGAGCGCTCCCTGA